The following proteins are encoded in a genomic region of Candidatus Diapherotrites archaeon:
- a CDS encoding HEAT repeat domain-containing protein gives MPASHPRGRKTLRSRARALKSRLPDSTPPERRRLLIQWYDRLWRRMFMNVPAYAGKAQLPPGRDLRFIEQFVRSLDSQEKRGLRIEAIVEMGREEMESAPRSTDLFGSWLFLKGVPHPSKSFPYLAYAALRDPIHSIRYRALMRVSMIDHPLTRDLLRFVSLHDPTLANRELAIERLERFSDETTRATLFRCLHLFPRSRFQVLHTLGKIGTPESARQLLYLYTRRTTSPDLRGQINKCIHRISYYSGTLGETVYRYPLHLTPEKMLAVLVCGMLNPKTQKKDPFEAADDLFALERQARAMSLSKFIKEKGLFAKRPFY, from the coding sequence ATGCCGGCTTCTCATCCACGCGGGCGGAAAACATTGCGTTCCCGTGCTCGAGCTCTCAAATCCAGATTACCGGATTCCACTCCTCCTGAGCGCCGTCGGTTGTTGATACAGTGGTACGACCGGCTCTGGCGGCGGATGTTCATGAATGTCCCGGCCTATGCTGGCAAGGCCCAGCTCCCTCCCGGGAGAGATCTTCGTTTTATCGAACAATTTGTGCGCAGTCTGGATTCCCAAGAAAAACGTGGTCTCCGCATAGAGGCAATTGTTGAGATGGGTCGGGAGGAAATGGAAAGTGCCCCACGATCAACGGACCTTTTCGGGAGCTGGCTATTCTTGAAAGGAGTGCCTCATCCAAGCAAATCGTTTCCATATTTAGCCTATGCGGCCCTCCGAGATCCTATTCATTCCATCCGGTATCGGGCGCTCATGCGCGTCAGCATGATAGATCATCCCCTCACCCGCGATCTGCTCCGGTTCGTGTCACTGCACGACCCCACTCTGGCGAATAGGGAATTGGCGATTGAGCGACTGGAACGATTCTCCGATGAAACAACGCGTGCCACCTTGTTCCGGTGTCTTCATCTTTTCCCACGTTCTCGTTTCCAAGTTCTTCACACTTTAGGAAAGATTGGCACCCCCGAATCGGCGCGCCAATTGTTATACCTCTACACCCGTCGCACCACTTCGCCCGATTTGCGGGGACAGATAAACAAATGCATCCATCGAATATCCTATTACAGCGGCACCCTTGGTGAAACAGTATACCGATATCCCCTTCACCTCACACCTGAAAAAATGCTGGCCGTTCTAGTTTGTGGTATGCTAAATCCCAAAACCCAGAAGAAAGATCCATTCGAAGCAGCGGATGACTTGTTTGCTCTCGAGCGGCAGGCAAGGGCTATGTCCCTGTCCAAATTCATCAAAGAAAAAGGGTTATTTGCCAAAAGGCCTTTCTATTAG
- a CDS encoding UPF0175 family protein has protein sequence MNGSQAIGIRVEKDMLAKIDDMGKTEKVDRSTAIRMLLEEGYKAYLRRKAAEWYKAGKLTMSQAAMDAHISIWEMEQYLVRHGYKSQYSVEDMQQELGLLSKKSKPKGRK, from the coding sequence ATGAACGGAAGTCAGGCCATTGGTATCCGTGTCGAAAAGGACATGCTTGCCAAAATAGATGATATGGGGAAAACAGAAAAAGTGGATCGGTCGACCGCCATTCGGATGCTTTTGGAAGAAGGGTACAAGGCCTATTTGCGCCGAAAGGCCGCCGAATGGTATAAGGCGGGGAAGCTGACCATGAGCCAGGCCGCCATGGACGCCCATATTTCCATTTGGGAGATGGAGCAATACCTGGTCCGCCACGGCTATAAATCCCAGTATTCGGTGGAGGACATGCAGCAGGAGCTGGGGCTTCTTTCCAAAAAGTCCAAGCCCAAGGGCAGAAAGTAG
- the minD gene encoding cell division ATPase MinD gives MGRSITIVSGKGGVGKSLHKDEFISLANGDIIQIGPYIDSLIAQNPLAVKKAIVKTVDGLEEVFEVLDSPGDLQLHAFLFSEENQKVVHFQDKPVHLMRKPAPKELLTVSCAAGSVSVTPEHHFIVMRSGRLQKIRADAIIPAKDYLVLHKGVYDQENAEGVPIPIATWLGYVIGDGHMEANRISICAEPGDLADNIRNAYKDVFGEIHENMDRGLHVFSQYKKKTIRDLFMKYGVKIALAGEKEVPTALFHSQNPSIAAFLRGLFDTDGTVNINRREIELDTKSKKLAFQVASILRTRFGISSQIKLTYKMATNGRMASKQPYWRIYITGANAQRYSDYIGFTGKRKAFRLLDQLQSPAVENTNIDVYPVGKLLKQIRMDAGYTGLQIGKELGCTKQMVYEYEWEYYALSKGAVRRYLEVYRRLMVQHPLLSWLEQMLNDNVEFRRVEEVKRIPYDHPYVYDFQITDYGGHFAHATGILCSNTSIAANLGIALAQRGVSVCLVDADIAMANLSLLLGMQSSPITLHDVLLGEAGVQDALYDGPAGLKLIPSGLSLENYRRVDADRLSSIIKSIQHKYDFVILDGPAGIEKSVLASIAATDECLLIATPDSPSIADVLKTKIVAQRLGSKPLGIVLNMVHFEKGEISKDEVSRMLELPVYAVIPYDVEMRHSFIKDKVVPVILRNPQAKSCIEVQKLAARLAGLPIHGDSHPTPRQGILASIASFFSRLFGGKKGSGVEEMKV, from the coding sequence ATGGGTCGCAGTATCACTATTGTTTCGGGGAAGGGCGGCGTGGGGAAGAGCCTTCATAAGGATGAGTTCATCTCATTGGCGAATGGGGATATCATTCAAATCGGCCCGTACATCGATTCCCTCATCGCCCAGAACCCATTAGCCGTGAAGAAAGCCATCGTGAAAACTGTTGATGGTTTGGAAGAAGTGTTTGAGGTCCTCGATTCGCCAGGCGATTTGCAGCTTCACGCTTTTTTGTTTTCGGAGGAGAACCAGAAGGTCGTGCATTTCCAGGATAAACCCGTTCATTTGATGCGTAAGCCAGCTCCCAAGGAGTTGCTCACCGTTTCCTGTGCGGCAGGGAGTGTTTCCGTCACGCCCGAACACCATTTCATTGTGATGCGGTCTGGTCGTTTGCAGAAAATCCGGGCCGACGCGATTATCCCAGCGAAAGATTATTTGGTGTTGCACAAGGGCGTTTATGATCAGGAGAATGCTGAGGGTGTTCCTATCCCTATTGCTACGTGGTTGGGATACGTTATCGGGGATGGGCATATGGAGGCGAACCGTATTTCCATCTGTGCCGAGCCCGGAGACTTGGCGGATAACATTCGGAACGCATACAAAGATGTTTTTGGGGAAATCCATGAAAATATGGATCGTGGGCTGCATGTTTTCAGCCAGTACAAAAAGAAAACCATTCGCGATCTTTTCATGAAGTATGGGGTAAAAATAGCCTTGGCCGGGGAGAAGGAGGTGCCAACCGCTCTATTCCATTCCCAAAACCCATCCATTGCCGCCTTCCTAAGGGGTCTTTTTGATACGGATGGGACGGTGAACATCAATCGACGGGAAATCGAACTGGATACCAAATCGAAGAAATTGGCATTCCAGGTGGCCTCGATTTTGCGCACGCGTTTCGGAATCTCTTCCCAGATAAAATTGACCTATAAAATGGCCACCAATGGGAGAATGGCCTCCAAACAACCCTATTGGCGTATTTACATTACAGGGGCTAATGCCCAACGATATTCGGATTACATTGGATTCACGGGAAAAAGGAAAGCATTCCGCCTCCTTGATCAGCTTCAGAGTCCAGCGGTTGAGAACACGAATATTGATGTGTACCCTGTGGGAAAACTCCTAAAGCAAATTCGCATGGATGCCGGGTACACGGGTCTACAGATCGGAAAGGAATTGGGTTGCACCAAGCAGATGGTGTACGAATACGAGTGGGAATATTATGCCCTTTCCAAAGGGGCTGTCCGACGGTATTTGGAAGTGTATCGTCGTTTGATGGTTCAGCACCCCCTCCTGTCCTGGCTGGAGCAAATGCTGAATGATAATGTTGAATTTCGCCGCGTGGAAGAGGTAAAACGAATTCCCTACGATCATCCCTATGTGTATGATTTCCAGATAACGGATTATGGCGGGCATTTCGCCCATGCCACGGGAATCCTATGTTCCAATACCTCCATCGCCGCCAACTTGGGCATCGCGCTCGCCCAGCGCGGAGTCTCCGTTTGTTTGGTTGACGCGGATATCGCCATGGCCAACCTTTCCTTGTTGCTGGGGATGCAGTCCTCTCCCATCACTCTGCATGATGTCCTCCTCGGGGAAGCGGGGGTGCAGGATGCGTTGTACGATGGTCCGGCCGGCCTGAAACTTATTCCTTCTGGATTATCTCTTGAGAACTATCGCCGCGTCGACGCGGACAGGCTTTCCTCCATCATCAAGTCCATCCAGCATAAATACGATTTTGTTATCCTCGACGGCCCCGCTGGCATCGAGAAATCCGTTCTGGCGTCCATCGCGGCCACGGATGAATGTTTGCTCATCGCGACTCCCGATTCCCCATCCATCGCGGACGTTTTGAAAACCAAGATTGTCGCCCAGCGCCTGGGCAGCAAGCCCCTTGGCATTGTCCTCAACATGGTGCATTTCGAGAAGGGGGAAATTTCCAAAGATGAAGTCTCTCGCATGCTCGAGCTCCCGGTTTACGCGGTCATCCCGTATGATGTGGAGATGCGTCACTCCTTCATCAAGGATAAAGTGGTGCCCGTCATCCTCCGCAACCCCCAGGCCAAATCATGCATTGAAGTTCAGAAGCTCGCTGCCCGACTCGCGGGTTTACCCATTCACGGGGACTCCCATCCTACCCCACGCCAAGGGATTCTGGCATCCATCGCCTCTTTCTTCTCCCGTCTCTTCGGGGGAAAGAAGGGCAGTGGCGTGGAAGAGATGAAAGTATAG
- a CDS encoding ATP-binding protein codes for MSYSYSDLLRWIEDWESPALEFKSNASEVSLGKTVAAFANSFGGLIVIGVDPKEKTPVGVNNPDVSSQIIRATLEQCRPDPRPEQEFVRHEGKTFIVLKIEAFPLSHNPCFFKKICYVRQGTTNLSLAGEELMDFLKKRALMNFEESRSKANMDSLDLEKVGKLLKIRGVKINPKKEDELKPVLAGINVANYNGEFFLKNAALLFFAKDPNRFFSNLEVRIVKYMGMESDLSSIVHDKKVQGTIPELIEQTYRIVKENVGKHLTLVGAKREEILDYPEQSLREVITNAIGHRDYFETKEALIEIYEDRLQITNPGGLMPGQNINNFDRTPVHRNPIVYRLLHELKLGEGLGLGVRLIRKQFRQARLPDPEFYEIGNQFQVIFYNHSSKKPRKEVDGLNKRQKQALQYLQKNPILKTADYRKMTGVSQPTATADLNELIKQGKIRKNGKYRGAYYTLIIETK; via the coding sequence ATGTCCTACTCGTACAGTGACCTTCTTCGTTGGATTGAAGATTGGGAAAGTCCCGCATTAGAATTTAAGTCCAATGCGTCCGAAGTTAGTCTGGGGAAGACCGTTGCAGCATTTGCGAATTCTTTCGGTGGGCTAATCGTTATCGGCGTCGATCCGAAGGAAAAAACACCTGTTGGAGTCAATAACCCCGATGTTTCGTCTCAAATCATTCGTGCCACGTTGGAACAATGTCGTCCGGATCCTCGGCCTGAGCAAGAGTTTGTTCGCCATGAGGGAAAAACGTTTATCGTGCTAAAAATAGAGGCTTTTCCACTCTCCCATAATCCCTGTTTTTTCAAGAAGATATGTTACGTCCGGCAGGGAACCACCAATCTTTCGCTTGCGGGGGAAGAGTTGATGGACTTTCTCAAAAAGCGTGCGCTAATGAACTTTGAAGAATCCCGAAGCAAGGCGAATATGGACAGTCTGGATCTGGAAAAAGTTGGAAAACTATTGAAGATTAGAGGGGTAAAGATCAATCCAAAAAAGGAAGACGAGCTAAAGCCAGTCTTAGCTGGAATAAATGTAGCCAACTATAATGGGGAATTTTTTCTTAAGAATGCTGCACTGCTGTTTTTCGCCAAGGATCCCAATCGGTTCTTTTCAAATTTAGAAGTACGAATTGTCAAATATATGGGAATGGAATCTGATCTCAGTTCTATTGTTCACGATAAAAAAGTTCAGGGAACGATTCCCGAGCTTATCGAACAAACCTATCGAATCGTGAAAGAAAATGTTGGGAAACACTTAACGCTTGTGGGAGCTAAGAGAGAGGAAATATTGGATTATCCAGAGCAATCTCTTCGCGAAGTCATTACCAACGCAATCGGCCATCGTGATTATTTCGAAACCAAAGAAGCTCTAATCGAGATTTACGAAGACCGATTACAGATTACGAATCCAGGCGGGCTCATGCCGGGACAAAATATTAACAATTTTGATCGAACCCCAGTTCATCGTAACCCGATTGTTTACCGGCTTTTGCATGAACTAAAATTAGGAGAAGGTCTTGGATTGGGGGTTCGCCTCATCCGCAAGCAGTTTCGCCAAGCCCGCTTACCAGATCCAGAATTCTACGAAATCGGAAATCAATTCCAAGTTATTTTCTATAATCACTCCAGCAAAAAACCACGAAAAGAAGTGGATGGATTAAACAAAAGACAAAAACAGGCCCTGCAATACCTCCAAAAGAACCCTATTCTTAAGACGGCCGACTATCGAAAAATGACGGGGGTATCACAACCGACGGCAACCGCCGATCTTAATGAGCTTATCAAGCAAGGAAAAATAAGAAAAAACGGCAAATATCGAGGGGCCTACTATACTCTCATTATTGAAACCAAATGA
- a CDS encoding 50S ribosomal protein L15e, translating to MSLRAHVQNALRQQSARQYDSASDTDYGQLYRSRLMSYRRALTSSVTLDKPTNIFRARALGYKAKPGIIVVRMRIRRGGGLVLRPNRGRKPKRMGVNKITRRKNIQAMAEERAARGHPNMEVLNSYWVAQDGRHKFFEVILVDPHNPSIRADKDLNWIAMPQHTKRVFRGKTSAARKSRGLRKPAGRRGTEKVRPSQRAHNRKAK from the coding sequence ATGTCCCTCCGTGCCCATGTTCAAAACGCCTTGCGTCAGCAATCCGCGCGACAATATGATTCGGCCTCTGACACGGACTATGGACAACTCTATCGCTCTCGTCTCATGTCCTACCGCCGCGCCCTCACGAGTTCCGTGACGCTCGATAAGCCCACCAATATCTTCCGCGCCCGGGCATTAGGCTACAAAGCCAAACCCGGCATCATTGTCGTTCGCATGCGTATCCGCCGAGGCGGCGGTCTGGTTCTCCGTCCTAATCGCGGCCGCAAACCCAAGCGGATGGGGGTCAATAAGATCACCCGGCGCAAGAACATCCAGGCCATGGCCGAGGAGCGCGCCGCCCGCGGTCATCCCAATATGGAAGTGCTCAACTCCTACTGGGTTGCCCAGGATGGTCGCCATAAATTCTTCGAAGTCATCCTCGTGGACCCGCATAACCCGTCCATTCGCGCCGACAAGGATTTGAATTGGATCGCCATGCCCCAGCACACCAAAAGAGTGTTTCGCGGCAAGACCAGCGCGGCCCGAAAAAGTCGCGGCCTCCGAAAGCCAGCGGGAAGACGCGGCACTGAAAAGGTCCGCCCCTCCCAGCGCGCTCACAACCGAAAGGCCAAGTAG
- the metG gene encoding methionine--tRNA ligase — MPKGFFISCAIDYPNANLHLGHLYEKTLADVLARVHRLNGEKVLFSVGTDDHGEKILEYARAAGKPPNQFVDEMATRFKSILDAALISYDTFIRTTDENHIHAAQHFIQILYDKGDLYKGDYEGWYCVSDETFWTEKDLLKIDGVTVCPNPHCGKPVKKVKEESYFFRWSAYQQALQEWYAQFPSNIIPSFRKHEMDQFMKQGLKDISFSRKSVEWGIPLPFDESHTIYVWSDALVNYLTVTGYPNDEYEAFWPADIHVIGMDVNRFHSLLWPAMLLSAGLPLPKQILVHGFINDEKGQKLSKSIGNFIDPQLLISRYGIEAIRYYFLRETPIGNDLSFSEKNLLARANSDLADGLGNLVYRVLSMLEKYCHSTIPPAPLDPSILAESTTHSAAAYQSYLAHDLQSALVHTWKLVTLGNQSIATQEPWKKMKEGKRSEVESLLATEVELLRRIAILITPILPLSSSAISTQFGFPPPSFSSLQTPLDLKNKPIIKGPVMFAKKELPAT; from the coding sequence ATGCCCAAGGGTTTCTTCATCTCCTGCGCCATCGATTATCCCAATGCCAATCTCCACCTGGGCCATCTCTATGAAAAGACCCTCGCGGATGTTCTTGCGCGCGTGCATCGGTTGAATGGGGAAAAGGTGTTGTTCTCGGTGGGCACCGATGATCATGGAGAGAAAATTTTAGAATATGCCCGCGCCGCGGGGAAACCCCCCAACCAATTCGTGGACGAGATGGCCACCCGTTTCAAATCCATTCTGGACGCCGCTCTCATTTCCTACGATACATTTATCCGCACCACGGATGAAAACCACATCCACGCGGCCCAGCATTTCATTCAAATCCTTTATGATAAAGGTGACCTCTACAAGGGCGATTATGAGGGCTGGTACTGTGTCTCCGACGAGACTTTTTGGACTGAAAAGGATCTGCTCAAAATAGACGGTGTCACTGTTTGTCCCAATCCCCATTGCGGAAAACCGGTTAAAAAAGTGAAGGAAGAATCCTATTTCTTCCGCTGGAGCGCCTATCAACAAGCCCTCCAGGAGTGGTATGCCCAATTCCCTTCAAACATCATTCCCTCCTTCCGCAAACACGAGATGGATCAATTCATGAAACAAGGGTTGAAAGATATTTCCTTCTCCCGCAAATCCGTGGAATGGGGGATTCCCCTCCCCTTCGACGAGTCTCACACCATATATGTTTGGTCCGATGCCCTCGTGAATTATCTCACCGTCACCGGCTACCCCAATGATGAATATGAAGCATTCTGGCCGGCTGACATTCATGTGATTGGCATGGATGTCAACCGTTTCCACTCCCTCTTATGGCCGGCCATGCTCCTCTCCGCAGGGCTTCCTTTACCCAAGCAAATATTGGTCCACGGCTTCATAAATGATGAAAAGGGTCAAAAGCTGTCCAAATCCATTGGTAATTTTATCGACCCCCAACTTCTTATTTCCCGGTATGGCATCGAGGCCATCCGCTATTATTTCCTCCGCGAAACTCCCATTGGAAATGACCTGTCTTTTTCGGAGAAAAACCTCCTCGCCCGCGCCAATAGCGACCTGGCTGACGGCCTGGGAAATCTCGTTTATCGCGTCCTATCCATGCTCGAGAAATATTGCCATAGTACTATTCCTCCTGCCCCCTTGGACCCCTCTATTCTCGCGGAATCCACCACTCATTCGGCCGCCGCCTACCAATCCTACCTCGCCCATGATCTTCAATCGGCCCTCGTTCACACCTGGAAACTCGTGACATTGGGCAACCAATCCATCGCCACGCAGGAACCCTGGAAAAAGATGAAAGAGGGAAAGCGTTCTGAGGTGGAATCCCTCCTCGCCACGGAAGTGGAGTTGCTGCGCCGCATCGCCATCCTGATTACTCCCATCCTTCCCCTATCCTCTTCCGCCATCTCCACCCAATTTGGTTTTCCCCCACCCTCCTTTTCCTCCCTTCAAACCCCCCTCGACCTGAAAAACAAACCCATAATCAAAGGACCCGTCATGTTCGCCAAGAAAGAGCTCCCGGCCACCTAG
- a CDS encoding translation initiation factor IF-5A, with the protein MSEIKFTPVGQLREGGYVLIDGNVCQIKSMEKSKPGKHGSAKARISAMGLFDNQKRNLMAPVHADAEVPIVERGNAQVIAVVGGQLQIMDMESYEMTNVPKSTELKDLKAGDEVEYLKYDKNFKILRKRGETQG; encoded by the coding sequence ATGAGCGAAATCAAATTCACCCCTGTTGGTCAACTCCGGGAAGGGGGCTACGTGCTGATCGACGGGAACGTGTGCCAGATTAAGTCCATGGAGAAGAGCAAGCCGGGAAAGCACGGATCGGCGAAAGCGCGGATATCCGCGATGGGATTATTCGACAACCAGAAAAGGAATCTCATGGCCCCCGTGCATGCGGATGCGGAAGTGCCAATAGTTGAGCGTGGAAATGCCCAGGTTATTGCGGTGGTGGGAGGACAATTGCAGATCATGGATATGGAATCGTATGAGATGACCAATGTTCCCAAATCCACTGAACTGAAAGACCTCAAAGCCGGGGATGAAGTGGAATACTTGAAATACGACAAGAACTTCAAGATCCTTCGCAAGCGGGGCGAGACGCAAGGATAA
- a CDS encoding LSm family protein, whose protein sequence is MANQTPSRPFDLLNESIGKNVLVELKGNLQFRGVLKAFDVHMNIVLENAESLENGNPKTKYGKVVLRGDNILLISP, encoded by the coding sequence ATGGCCAATCAAACCCCATCCAGACCCTTCGACCTGCTGAACGAGAGCATCGGTAAAAACGTGTTAGTTGAGCTCAAGGGCAATCTTCAATTCCGTGGTGTCCTAAAAGCCTTCGACGTCCACATGAATATTGTGCTCGAGAACGCCGAGAGCCTGGAGAACGGAAACCCAAAAACAAAATACGGAAAGGTCGTCCTGCGCGGGGATAACATTCTATTGATTTCGCCGTGA